The Sabethes cyaneus chromosome 1, idSabCyanKW18_F2, whole genome shotgun sequence DNA segment CTTTCCTTGGAGGAAGCTGCATGCGAGGAGCATTTTGCCAAAACCACCACGCGAGATCCCACCGGTCGCTTCGTCGTCACACTTCCGAAACGGGAAGCAGCATTTGCTAAACTCGGCAGTTCGAAAGAAATTGCTACTCGTCGCTTCTTAGCTTTAGAACGTCGACTTCTCGCTAACCAGACTCTAAAAGAATCCTACGCAGCATTCATTCACGAGTATGCCGAGCTCGGACACATGAAGCTGATAACCAACCCTGATCCTGCACTACAAACCTACTATTTACCCCACCATTGTGTCGTGCGACCAGACAGCATCACCACGAAGTTAAGAGTAGTGTTCGATGCATCCTGTCCAACGGATACTGGAGTATCTCTTAACGATGTCCTCATGGTTGGCCCGCAAGTACAGGACGACCTGGTAGTCATACTCCTTCGATTTCGGTTTCCTCAGTACGCGATCATCTCCGACATCGAGAAGATGTACAGACAAATTCTCATGTCTCCTCCCGATCAACAACTCTTACTCATTCTTTGGAGAGATTCGCCGTCGGAACCCATCAGGACTTACCAGCTAACTACCGTAACATACGGTACTTCATCGGCTCCTTACCTTGCGACCAAATGCTTACAAAAACTTGCGGAAATCGGATCCAAGAGCCattctgttgctgctgctgtagtGGGCAAGGATTTTTATATGGACGACTTACTCACAGGCAACCACACTGTCGAAGAAGGTCAAGAGTTAATTCAACAACTTCTCCAACTGATGCAATCGGCTGGACTTCCGCTTCGTAAATGGGCTTCCAATAGCCCAAGCATTCTCCAAGTCGTTCCAGAAACCCTAAGGGATGAGCGTACATTATTAGATATTGAGCCATCTTCGCCAGTAAAAACCCTCGGACTACAATGGGACACTCGTGCTGATGAATTTCGTTTCGAGGTACCGCAGCACAGTAAAAGTCTTCCGATCACCAAGCGAATCGTCCTATCGGACATTGCGCGGCTTTTTGACCCGCTGGGACTCGTCGGCCCAGTGGTAGTACAAGCGAAATTGTTCATGCAAGAACTCTGGAGAGAGGGAAAAGCCTGGGATGAAGAACTCAGCGACTCCGCTCAACGTCAATGGATAGAACTACGTGACAACCTCGAAGGTCTTGGGCAGCTTAGTGTTCCACGATGGGTAATAGCCACCCCGTCTGCCGTATCATTGCAGTTGCACGGCTTCTGCGATGCCTCTACGCGTGCCTATGGTGCATGCATCTACGTCCGAGCAGTCTTGTCGAACGGAGACATCTTTGCCAACCTGCTCACTGCCAAGTCTAAAGTGGCCCCACTTGGAAACTCTAAACGAAATCCCACGGTCTGCCTGCCTCGACTCGAGCTTTCTGCGGCTCTGCTTCTTAGCCACCTTTTCGAAAAGGTTGAATCCAGTGTGAATCTTCAAGCAAAAGGTTTCTTTTGGACAGACTCGACAATAGTATACCACTGGCTGTCATCGAGCCCCTCGCGTTGGAAAACCTTTGTAGCGAACCGGGTTTCGGAGATCCAGCAATTAACGGCCAAAGGAATCTGGGGACACGTACCTGGCTTGGAAAATCCCGCTGACGTCATATCCCGTGGAATGTCTCCCAACGAGTTGAAGGATTTCGCTGCATGGTGGAATGGTCCTGACTGGCTTCGTCAACCACCTAGATTTTGGCCTTCACTTAGTGCCCCAGTACAACCAGAGTGTCCACCGGACCAGTTAGAAGAAAAATCTATAGCGCTACCGGTTCAAGTTTTACCTCCCAATGAATTATTTTCGTTATATTCATCGTTTACAAGGCTCCTACGTATCACTACGCTGATTCGCAGATTTATTCACAACTCAAACCCACAGAATCGAGAAGTACGTCGTAATGGACTCGTCACCACGGCTGAACTCCGTGAAGCAACGGAAAATCTCGTTAGAATCGCACAGGTAGAGCGGTTTACTCAAGACTTCGCAGACATAGCTCGCGATGGACAGGTCAAAAAGAATTCAAGGCTGAAGGCTTTATCTCCGCTGTTATCCAATGGCATATTGCGCGTCGGTGGCCGGCTGAGAAACGCTCCAGTAACATACAACCAACGTCATCCGATGATCCTGCCAAATAGACATCCGCTTACTGACCTGATCCTGAAGTTTTATCATCTCAACAATTTCCATGCTGGACCTCAGCTAATGACAGCAGTAGTTCGGGAACGATTCTGGCCACTTCGTGTTCGCGATCTCGCTCGGCAGGTAGTGCATTCCTGTGTAAAATGTTTCCGTTGCAAACCAGAAGTTATGGAACAGCTCATGGGAGAACTACCACCAGAACGTGTAACGCCAGCCTTTCCATTCCTTCGAACGGGAGTCGACTACTGTGGACCTTTTTTCTACCGCGCATTACAACGAGGACCTCCAGTGAAATGCTATATTGCTATCTTCGTATGTCTGGTAACCAAGGCTGCGCACGTTGAATGTGTTGCAGATCTATCGAGCCAGGCATTCATTGCCGCTTTAAAACGCTTCGTAGCCCGACGGGGCAAACCAGACCTGATCGAGTGCGACAATGCTCTAAACTTCAGAGGTGCCAAGCGCGAGCTAGATGAGCTCGTTCGGTTGTTCGGATCTCAGCATCATCAACACCTCATAGCTAGCAGCTGTGCCGACGATGGCATCACGTTCAAGTTCATACCACCGAGGTCTCCAAACTTTGGCGGGCTCTGGGAGGCCGCCGTAAAGTCTCTCAAGAAGCATCTCCGGAGCACTCTTGGCAACGTTATCCTATATCTGGACAATTTCTTAACTCTAATCACGCAAATTGAAGCCTGTCTCAATTCTCGCCCACTCACACAGCTTACAGCTGACCCCAACGACCTGGAGGTGCTCACTCCTGGGCATTTTCTGGTTCACCGTGCGCTTATCGCTGTTCCCGAGCCTAGTTTGGAAGGCACACCAATGAATCGCCTCGACAGATGGCAGCAGACACATGAGTACGTCCGTCGTATTTGGAAACAATGGCAGACTGATTACCTCTCTGGGCTGCAACCTCGGACACGCTGGACCCAGCAACGGGACAATGTCAACCTGGACACGATGGTTCTGCTGAAGGACGAAAATCTTCCACCGCTCAAGTGGAGACTGGGACGCGTGACGCAAGTATTCAGGGGCGATGACAACAACATTCGTGTAGTCACAGTCCGGACGAAAGAAGGCGAATTCCGGCGTGCCATCACGAAAATCTGCGTATTACCCATCCAACAACCAAGCGGAGATCCGGCATCGTCCGCTGATGAGCAAGAAGGAATCTAGGATCCTTCCAACGATCGCAGTGTATTTCACTGCGCAACATTGGGAGGTCAACCGACCTCCCATCCATGTAAGtctttaatttttattgaaattcaaaaaaaacTAATGGAATTTTTCGTTCTCCATAATCGCCTTCGATGACGTCGACGCTGCTGTGAGCCTCAGATCCGAgccgttattgagtaaacgctTTCTAACAGATGAATGCCAATCCTACCGCAACCACTGCATGTCGGATAGACTTGTGGCTCTGCAACGGGAGAAGCAAAATCTAAAAGAAGCAACTCAAACTGACCCCGGAATCAACGCTACGTAGAAGGATGTCTCATCACTAGAATCAGTCCCCGTTAAGCTTGCACCCAATGGAATTGTTATTCAACGAAGCATAAGTACGCTCAGTATCTTAGTGCCAACGATCATCGTCCGATATTCGGACCCGCGGAGGCCGGTAGCCTCCAACCCAGTtaagtgttgtttttttttcaattacttTTGAAAAAGCCGCCTATGTTCTATTCCAGTGAATGACCACCCATTGAGGATGCGGCCGAGGACAGCGACGTGACGAAGGGAAGACGAAGTGATGACGACGATCTCGATGTGTATCCAATCCAACGCGAGCTATCATCCAAGGCAAACACGTGCTTTCGAAAACGCACATGGTCTGAGAGGACGATCAGACACGAAGTAGTAGTAAACAACCCAACAAAAACAAAGCCGCCTGGAAAAGATAGTTGAACGCAGCATCATCATGCCGTACATCGGAGGAGTTACAGAGCATTCCAGAAGTGA contains these protein-coding regions:
- the LOC128745608 gene encoding uncharacterized protein LOC128745608, whose amino-acid sequence is MATELKKLSKQERFCMDSLKNLERSIGRYNEETDKNMLETWKEYLEEINCEFRSVRLELELLDEFQEALEQSIKGEEGRSESIEDINQSTRAEFELLYLKIKGFLGSKMQKPSTSTAIAVQPITHTVQSRVKLPEIKLLHFDGSIREWPTFRDTFQSLIGSTPQLSNVDKFSYLVSSLSKDAKRVIEVIEVTAANYSVAWDLLEKRYENKYLLVKSYVEALFAVESMRKECHESLNKLIDEYERNLKMLEKVGEHPDDWSTILVFMLSSRLDSATMRNWETHRRSTNVPTYKELIEFLRSHSLILQSVAAAKPRPSDTPRTSLSSRSNTTKLTSAHSAMSTPQKTCPFCKQSSHSPFQCEIFRKMTATERFEATKKNALCINCLSPSHLVKNCASGACRVCNHKHHTMLHQRTNSSNSQTNQPQASKPSSSGSQSSSSSFTPANHSQSAQANKPSTSPENPAPTVTALSASHFSSAPNEQQHVVPTTVLLSTALVKVFNPTGQSLWARALLDSGSQLNFISEQLVQKLRLRRNKEFIPISGVGLSSTLSKYSTTVRIQSHRADFDTSWKFHVLSKITMELPNQVIDVSSLKIPSDILLADPSFSQPGPIDLIFGVENFYDLLKDGQLKNGPETPILQNTALGWVVSGKVRSGKIQSSVANFAFSTGTIEEQLARFWEIESCHTTSTLSLEEAACEEHFAKTTTRDPTGRFVVTLPKREAAFAKLGSSKEIATRRFLALERRLLANQTLKESYAAFIHEYAELGHMKLITNPDPALQTYYLPHHCVVRPDSITTKLRVVFDASCPTDTGVSLNDVLMVGPQVQDDLVVILLRFRFPQYAIISDIEKMYRQILMSPPDQQLLLILWRDSPSEPIRTYQLTTVTYGTSSAPYLATKCLQKLAEIGSKSHSVAAAVVGKDFYMDDLLTGNHTVEEGQELIQQLLQLMQSAGLPLRKWASNSPSILQVVPETLRDERTLLDIEPSSPVKTLGLQWDTRADEFRFEVPQHSKSLPITKRIVLSDIARLFDPLGLVGPVVVQAKLFMQELWREGKAWDEELSDSAQRQWIELRDNLEGLGQLSVPRWVIATPSAVSLQLHGFCDASTRAYGACIYVRAVLSNGDIFANLLTAKSKVAPLGNSKRNPTVCLPRLELSAALLLSHLFEKVESSVNLQAKGFFWTDSTIVYHWLSSSPSRWKTFVANRVSEIQQLTAKGIWGHVPGLENPADVISRGMSPNELKDFAAWWNGPDWLRQPPRFWPSLSAPVQPECPPDQLEEKSIALPVQVLPPNELFSLYSSFTRLLRITTLIRRFIHNSNPQNREVRRNGLVTTAELREATENLVRIAQVERFTQDFADIARDGQVKKNSRLKALSPLLSNGILRVGGRLRNAPVTYNQRHPMILPNRHPLTDLILKFYHLNNFHAGPQLMTAVVRERFWPLRVRDLARQVVHSCVKCFRCKPEVMEQLMGELPPERVTPAFPFLRTGVDYCGPFFYRALQRGPPVKCYIAIFVCLVTKAAHVECVADLSSQAFIAALKRFVARRGKPDLIECDNALNFRGAKRELDELVRLFGSQHHQHLIASSCADDGITFKFIPPRSPNFGGLWEAAVKSLKKHLRSTLGNVILYLDNFLTLITQIEACLNSRPLTQLTADPNDLEVLTPGHFLVHRALIAVPEPSLEGTPMNRLDRWQQTHEYVRRIWKQWQTDYLSGLQPRTRWTQQRDNVNLDTMVLLKDENLPPLKWRLGRVTQVFRGDDNNIRVVTVRTKEGEFRRAITKICVLPIQQPSGDPASSADEQEGI